A region from the Corallococcus caeni genome encodes:
- a CDS encoding response regulator produces the protein MKVLLVEDDPSLREGMGELVSELADVQAVGTLDEALRALAADRFELVMTDMRIAGGHTDGRGVLEAARRQRHPVAIVSAAGPDEVAQVLHPSEPDALLIKPFQVDDILGLVERFLELKRQVVAAAGEPLPADAPEWTEPSPGVRCAGLAPDSARMWLRLSPDATFSWHLPQRAHGVLLVEGDLELDGERYAAPCYLFLCQGASPQLKTRAGALAVCVPLRG, from the coding sequence ATGAAGGTCCTGCTCGTCGAGGATGATCCCAGCCTCCGCGAAGGAATGGGGGAGCTGGTCTCCGAGCTGGCGGACGTGCAGGCGGTGGGCACCCTCGACGAAGCGCTGCGCGCCCTGGCGGCGGACCGCTTCGAGCTGGTGATGACCGACATGCGCATCGCCGGAGGGCACACGGACGGCCGCGGCGTCCTGGAGGCCGCGCGCCGCCAGCGCCACCCGGTGGCCATCGTCAGCGCCGCGGGGCCGGACGAGGTCGCCCAGGTCCTGCACCCCTCGGAGCCGGACGCGCTGCTGATCAAGCCCTTCCAGGTGGACGACATCCTGGGGCTGGTGGAGCGCTTCCTGGAGCTCAAGCGCCAGGTGGTCGCCGCGGCCGGGGAGCCCCTGCCCGCTGACGCGCCCGAATGGACGGAGCCTTCGCCCGGGGTGCGCTGCGCGGGTTTGGCGCCGGACAGCGCCCGGATGTGGCTGCGCCTTTCGCCGGACGCCACCTTCTCCTGGCACCTCCCCCAGCGTGCCCACGGCGTCCTGCTGGTGGAGGGCGACCTGGAGCTGGACGGGGAGCGCTATGCCGCGCCGTGCTACCTCTTCCTGTGCCAGGGCGCGTCGCCCCAGCTGAAGACGCGGGCCGGTGCGCTGGCCGTGTGCGTGCCGCTGCGCGGCTAG
- a CDS encoding RsmB/NOP family class I SAM-dependent RNA methyltransferase — MDIPLWPLPHEPSRLGRPSRRAATAALETHIAVLKGEPLKAALATALREAEGLGGQERRFVAMAARELSRHQRLLDLAARQLGHSPGKHVLTEDQALVRYTLWRRLFCGEGWARIGPEVKLPGPVRPRTLHDAVLEGLVTKPLAEPPAAEGPESVVERLATRYSFPGWLTQRLAQVYPEGTLAGLMASLDEEPSLHFRARPPGTRDAVLAALAQEGVAAEAVPCAPDALRVADASHRIFESRTMKARRLQVQDVGSQLIVLACLPPGATLAGLAVADVCAGAGGKTLGLADLVGAKGKVLAGDRSKRRLADARDRVREFGLKQVTFPHPVPLDAVDVVLVDAPCSGTGSLAREPDQKWKLSAKAIAEFQATQSTLLADVAAQVKPGARIVYATCSVLPEENDAVVEAFLQKHPGFALEPVGEGWPAELQVGVDGPYLRALPPRVPGGGFFAARLVRKAG; from the coding sequence GTGGACATCCCTCTCTGGCCCCTGCCGCATGAGCCGTCACGCCTGGGGCGTCCGTCCCGGCGCGCGGCCACCGCGGCGCTGGAGACGCACATCGCCGTCCTCAAGGGCGAGCCGCTGAAGGCCGCGCTCGCCACGGCGCTCCGGGAGGCGGAGGGGCTGGGCGGACAGGAGCGGCGCTTCGTGGCCATGGCGGCGCGCGAGCTGTCCCGGCACCAGCGCCTGCTGGACCTGGCGGCGCGGCAGCTGGGGCACTCGCCCGGCAAGCACGTGCTCACGGAGGACCAGGCGCTGGTGCGCTACACGCTCTGGCGGCGCCTGTTCTGCGGCGAGGGCTGGGCGCGCATCGGGCCGGAGGTGAAGCTGCCGGGGCCGGTGCGGCCGCGCACGCTGCATGACGCGGTGCTGGAGGGGCTGGTGACGAAGCCCCTCGCGGAGCCTCCCGCGGCGGAGGGCCCGGAGTCCGTCGTCGAGCGGCTGGCCACCCGGTACTCGTTCCCGGGGTGGCTCACGCAGCGGCTGGCGCAGGTGTACCCGGAAGGGACGCTCGCGGGGCTGATGGCGTCGCTGGACGAGGAGCCGTCGCTGCACTTCCGCGCGCGGCCTCCGGGGACGCGCGACGCGGTGCTCGCGGCGCTGGCGCAAGAAGGCGTGGCGGCGGAGGCGGTGCCCTGTGCGCCGGACGCGCTGCGCGTCGCGGACGCCAGCCACCGCATCTTCGAGTCGAGGACGATGAAGGCCCGGCGGCTCCAGGTGCAGGACGTGGGCAGCCAGCTCATCGTCCTGGCGTGCCTGCCTCCCGGGGCGACCCTGGCGGGGCTCGCCGTGGCGGACGTGTGCGCGGGGGCCGGCGGCAAGACGCTGGGGCTCGCGGACCTGGTGGGCGCGAAGGGGAAGGTGCTGGCGGGAGACCGCTCCAAGCGGCGGCTCGCGGACGCGCGCGACCGGGTGCGCGAGTTCGGCCTCAAGCAGGTGACGTTCCCGCACCCGGTGCCGCTGGACGCGGTGGACGTGGTGCTGGTGGACGCGCCGTGCAGCGGCACGGGGTCCCTGGCGCGCGAGCCGGATCAGAAGTGGAAGCTGTCCGCGAAGGCCATCGCGGAGTTCCAGGCCACGCAGTCCACGCTGCTCGCGGATGTGGCCGCCCAGGTGAAGCCCGGGGCGCGCATCGTCTACGCCACGTGCTCCGTGCTCCCGGAGGAGAACGACGCGGTGGTGGAGGCCTTCCTCCAGAAGCACCCGGGCTTCGCCCTGGAGCCGGTGGGGGAGGGGTGGCCCGCGGAGCTCCAGGTGGGGGTGGACGGCCCCTACCTGCGCGCCCTGCCACCCCGGGTCCCCGGCGGGGGCTTCTTCGCCGCCCGGCTGGTCCGCAAGGCGGGTTGA
- a CDS encoding tetratricopeptide repeat protein, with protein sequence MYNLLISLAVGLAVGVLVKFAGGFSWWAGIVPGVIVFFATYIVLARRVSTRVQALMTTVQNDLQGQPANQKEAQGRVDRAVKTLEQGLVWDKWQFLIGPELHAQIGMLKYMVKDLDGAKPHLEKASGRNYMAKAMEGALHFRRNDVPAMKASFEAAVKSGKKESIVWAVYAWCLLQLKDKDGAQRVLARGVEQNPSDEKLKGSLAQLQNDKRLKMKPYEPLWWQFGLEAPPVMPPMGGRRVQFTHRR encoded by the coding sequence ATGTACAACCTCCTCATCTCCCTGGCCGTCGGGCTGGCGGTCGGCGTGCTGGTGAAGTTCGCCGGCGGCTTCTCCTGGTGGGCCGGCATCGTGCCCGGCGTCATCGTCTTCTTCGCCACCTACATCGTGCTCGCCCGCCGGGTCTCCACCCGGGTCCAGGCGCTGATGACGACGGTGCAGAATGATCTCCAGGGCCAGCCCGCCAACCAGAAGGAAGCCCAGGGGCGCGTGGACCGGGCCGTGAAGACGCTGGAGCAGGGCCTGGTCTGGGACAAGTGGCAGTTCCTCATCGGGCCGGAGCTCCACGCGCAGATCGGGATGCTGAAGTACATGGTGAAGGACCTGGACGGCGCGAAGCCCCACCTGGAGAAGGCCAGCGGCCGCAACTACATGGCCAAGGCCATGGAGGGCGCCCTGCACTTCCGCCGCAACGACGTGCCCGCCATGAAGGCGTCCTTCGAGGCCGCGGTGAAGAGCGGCAAGAAGGAATCCATCGTCTGGGCCGTGTACGCGTGGTGCCTCCTCCAGCTGAAGGACAAGGACGGGGCCCAGCGCGTGCTCGCGCGCGGCGTGGAGCAGAATCCCTCCGACGAGAAGCTCAAGGGGAGCCTCGCCCAGCTGCAGAACGACAAGCGCCTGAAGATGAAGCCCTACGAGCCGCTCTGGTGGCAGTTCGGCCTGGAGGCCCCGCCGGTGATGCCCCCCATGGGCGGGCGCCGCGTGCAGTTCACCCACCGGCGCTGA
- a CDS encoding diguanylate cyclase — protein MERHGRSSERALLLIIEDDTGVREGLMDLLAPRFDVLAAPDADAGVELAREHRPDLVLLDRFLPSGDGLAVLETLQGDVRTEMVPVIFLTGDADEATLERCLEMGAVDFIHKPASSRELLARIDRAVRQSEQQRKLQVLAQTDALTGLANFRALSVRLEDEFKRALRYGYALSVVVIDLDHLKAINDGMGHDVGNRAILALATLMQGNLRESDFAARFGGDEFVVLLPHQTSLEAAVFAERLRSELRGVNVQRGDGRPAPFGLSISVGVADHTADSPRESTEALLKAADAALYEAKREGRDRVVVYGQSLHTPSAQRH, from the coding sequence ATGGAACGGCACGGCCGCAGCAGTGAGCGCGCGCTCCTGCTCATCATCGAGGACGACACCGGCGTGCGCGAAGGCCTGATGGACCTGCTCGCCCCGCGCTTCGACGTGCTGGCCGCGCCGGACGCGGACGCGGGCGTGGAGCTGGCGCGCGAGCACCGCCCGGACCTGGTGCTGCTGGATCGCTTCCTGCCCTCCGGGGACGGGCTGGCGGTCCTGGAGACGCTCCAGGGCGACGTGCGCACGGAGATGGTGCCGGTCATCTTCCTCACGGGGGACGCGGACGAGGCGACCCTGGAGCGATGCCTGGAGATGGGCGCCGTGGACTTCATCCACAAGCCGGCGAGCTCGCGCGAACTGCTCGCCCGCATTGACCGCGCGGTGCGCCAGAGCGAGCAGCAGCGCAAGCTCCAGGTGCTGGCGCAGACGGACGCGCTCACCGGGCTGGCGAACTTCCGGGCGCTGTCGGTCCGCCTGGAGGACGAGTTCAAGCGGGCCCTGCGCTACGGCTACGCGCTGAGCGTGGTGGTCATCGACCTGGACCACCTGAAGGCCATCAACGACGGCATGGGCCACGACGTGGGCAACCGCGCCATCCTGGCCCTGGCCACCCTGATGCAGGGCAACCTGCGCGAGTCCGACTTCGCGGCGCGCTTCGGCGGCGACGAGTTCGTCGTGCTCCTGCCGCACCAGACGTCGCTGGAGGCCGCGGTGTTCGCGGAGCGGCTGCGCTCGGAGCTGCGCGGCGTGAACGTGCAGCGCGGTGACGGGCGCCCGGCGCCCTTCGGGTTGAGCATCAGCGTGGGCGTGGCGGACCACACGGCCGACTCCCCGCGCGAGAGCACGGAAGCCTTGCTGAAGGCGGCGGACGCCGCGCTCTACGAGGCCAAGCGGGAGGGGCGCGACCGGGTGGTGGTGTACGGCCAGTCGCTCCACACCCCCTCGGCGCAGCGGCACTGA